CTTGCTACGAAGCTGTGCCAAAAGCGGTAGACGTCGTCCCCAAAACCAAAGGCAAGCTGAACGTGCAGATGGATGAACTCTGGTCATTTGTCGACAATAAAGGCAACAAGCAGTGGGTCTGGCTGGCGATCGATGCAG
This genomic interval from Leptolyngbya sp. CCY15150 contains the following:
- a CDS encoding IS1 family transposase, with translation CYEAVPKAVDVVPKTKGKLNVQMDELWSFVDNKGNKQWVWLAIDADTREIIGCYIGDRSRESAIALWRRCII